From the genome of Acropora palmata chromosome 8, jaAcrPala1.3, whole genome shotgun sequence:
CAAATGTTTGTTCTCTTAAAACattatttgcatttcatttttgtcaggtTAATCTTAACAAGCCTTGTCCTTTTTGGCCAGATGATGGTGCATGTGCAATGAAAGATTGCTCTGTGGCTGCATGTAAAGAGGTCAGTTTGTCAATATGATATTGCAGTTGCAAATGTATGTACATTTACAggaaatttaattattatttgataGATATATGACACTTTAATGTCACTGTGGCTTCATTTTTTAGCACTGTCAGTTATTTTGATAACTTAATAATCATGTCATGATGATCAACTTGAAGGAACTTTAATTAAGTGTCTCGTCGTTCTAgtgctggagcactaattggggacactgtaaactcaaattaacacaaatcaagtcaaatgctggtttttgtgGAGAGGGGAAACCAGAGTATCCGGAGAAAATCTCGCGGTGCAGAATAGAGAACCagcaaactcaacccacatatcaCGCCAGAATCAAACttgggccacattggtgggaggcaaatgctctcaccactgcgccatccctgcaccaattgaaaatgcatttttaaaaaagaGCCTTTTTTGAATATGGAGCACAATCCAGGGTACCACCTAAACAAACAATTCTtgtaaaatttccaaaataCTGCCCCAAATGCTTACAAGAATTTGCCAACATGAGGGAAAGGTCTTTGTAGTAGCTTGCAACTACCTTTGAGGGGGTTTTCTTGGcaactaaaattaataatgattatagGTGCGAGCAAGCATAAGGGAAGACTACTTGGTTACAGACAAGCAGGCAAATCTAACAGAATCTTTGTTTTAGATAGGATCTTACAGGATCTTGGTTAGAATCAATAAGATCCGAAGCAGAATTTGTACTTAACAGGGTCATGTGTAGTATGCGACCCAGGAAGAGAGAGCTAAGATTCATTATAGTTGTTTCTTGCATGAGGTTATAATGAATCCTGGCAACTTTCCACTAGTCTTGATCTTAAGCAGCATCTTCCTAACAAATTTGCCTCTGGAGCTAAGGATCCGGAGCTGCATAACACAGTTGAATTTAGTTTTGACTCTGCACActgttaaaattaattctgCTGGCATTTGCCAATATAGTCAACTCATGCAcgaggtttttcttttttctttttctttattttttttttttatttctctgcCATTTTAGGAGGAACTTCCAGAGGGAATAAAAGCTGCAGTAAGgacattagagagatttagatCTGAGAATGAGAACGAAAATGAGTGCGAGTTTTGTCCACGAGAGGTCGGGTCCTTTGTTTTCCTCCTCATCTTCGTTCTCACCTAATTTGTTTCCCTAGATTGAAGACAATCAGTTTTGTGTTCTTTATCCTGGTTTTTCATGTGTcctcaaggaaaaaaaatctgtgTTACGGGAGCAATAAAACTCTATATGGATGACACACTTGAAGAAGAAAGCATCTGAATGATTTTGGTTGAGTTGGAAGTGCAAAACTCACCTTTGTAAATATCGTTCTTGTGGAGactttttctcttcaaaataTTGTTGTCTACAGGTAACTGATAATGAGTTTCCGGTCTGCATTGTACCTGTCACAGACAACTACGCATCCAGACTAtgaccaagcaaacaaactcgTACTCACCTTTGTTCTAATTGTCAGATCTAAAACTCTCTGTTAAATTCTCTCCTGCAAGTCACTATTATGTTGCTACTTAAATAAGTTTCCTCTCATATTAAACAGGGTTTTCCATTTCAGCTGGCAACTGGCAACTTTGATCACTGCCTGTGAAAAGCCCAGTTGCTGGCAACTTAATGAAGTCTTGCTTCAAATTTGCTCCTTTAGCCCTGTAAGTGGGTGCTGCGTGCTCAGATTGTCTCCACCTGCAAAAGGCCATTCACCTCctgcttcatttgaaaacgtccaaattccaattcaatCCAGATTTCAGTACACTAATTGCCACTCTGTGGAGGTGCCACTACAAAttcccattattattattattattattattattattattattattattattattattattattattattattattaccattatgaCAGGGAAGACGTATGGATGCCATATGGATGCTTATCCAGCCAGCCTGGGGCGTCGGGTGTAACCCAGGCGGCCCTAAGGCTAACAACTCTATAGCTAGTAAAGTATATATGTAACATCTGATTTgctataaataaactaaaaatgtctcagttCACTCTGTTCTATCCTCAAGACATCACTTTCAGTGTGCAGGCAATGTTTAGGGTGTGCAAGATGACGGCTCTCTGCATCCGGGGTTGAATCTCCCCTCCTTGAGCCCCAAACAGTTCCCTCATAGCCTCGTCTACCTCAGTGGACTGCCCTCCTAAGACAtcgatgatgatgttatactgCCGAATGTCATATCCTGGGAACTGCTGTTTGAGTTCCCAGCAGAGGGGGCCATACTTGATGGTCTTCTCTTCTTgcttcttttctctgttctcCATCCATGGGCAGCTCATTTCTACCGCCAGAACTTTCTTCTTCCCACGATCTATAAATCTCGCGTCCACTCTGTTCTGCTTTACTTGCTCACTTACTGCAAAGACTGGTATATCTCAATATGCTTGGGCCTCGggtgattattattgttattattattattattattattattattattattattattattattattattattattattattattattacgaTTGGCCGTTCGATGACATTCCATCAACATGTGCGTGTGGAGAAAACTTCACAGTAGACCATGCAATGATTTGCAAACGAGGGGGCTTTGTAATCCAACGTCATAACGAATTGAGAGACCTCGAGGCCGACCTTCTGAGTATGGTATGTAGTGATGTCGAGGTCGAGCCAGTTCTCCAAGACATCACCGAAGAACAGCTCAGTAGAGGGTCCAATAGAGCACAGGACGCAAGATTGGACATTCGGGCGCGTGGCTTTTGGGATCCACAGAGCTCGGCATTCTTTGATGTGAGGGTTTGCCACCCTAATGTCGAGTCTTACAAGGACCAGGAGCCACAGCAAATCTATCGCATCCATGAAAACGACAAGAAGCGGTTGTACTCAAGGAGAGTGTTGGATGTTGAGCATGGCTCGTTCACGCCGCTTGTATTCACAACTACTGGAGGGATGGGGAAGGAATGCATAAGATACCATAGTCGACTGGCTGAGCTGATAGCTGCCAAGAAAGGAGAACAATACTCGCAAACAATTTCCTGGATCCGAGCAAGGACATCCTTTGCGCTCCTTCGGTCGGCCCTGGTTTGCCTTCGAGGATCGCGGGTGAAGCGCCGTGCCGCGTTTGATTACAACAATTGCGATATTGAAATCGCAGCTGCCGAAGGAGCCATTGACATTTGAACTGCCAATGGcctttcgctttgtttttagatactttttgcttccaattcttatttgtttatatgccttgtaaaaattttatttagttactAATAAGATAGTCAATTTTTAAgatcttccttttattttgtaaatatccaAGAGATTCCGCTTCTGGctcgtatttaaaaaaaattttgtaacaattattgtaaattattattattattattgtacgaAAAGCAGTGGAacatatattgtaaattaagtTGGTTTTCCTAggaattttgttaataaagttatatttttttaaaaaaattattattattattattaaaaggcAGCTTCTAGTAAAATATGACACATATAACTCTAAGTAACACTGTTTCAAAAGCCAGTGCTAACTTTGATTTAACTTGCACCAGGGTCAACAGCAAGCTAATAGGAGTGTTAACCATAAGGACAATAACCCTAAAACAGTACAAACTGACAAAGAGgtaattgaaattaaaactaTCCTCCTTATGTTTTACAAGCAATACGGCTGACTCCTCAGTAATCTAAATTTCCTTGTAAGGAACTTGTTAAAGAAACATGACTTTTTGTGTTCGCTTAAAACTACTGTTTTGTCACCTAATGGTGGGTGTATTAAAGTAAAGAGGCACATGAACCTTTACCAGTTATTAAAGCCCGCCCCAGAAAGCATATCCCAGTTGCAGTAGCATGAGACAACTGCGAGTATTGCTACCCCCCCTAGGATGAGATGCTTATGTTACCTGcaaccccaccccccccccctccagCATATGGCCATAAGTAATGGATGGGATAatgatttttgttattttggaaCAAAGTTAGCTGCCATGCTTTACCTGTACTGTACATTTTTTGATGATCAATGTAAactgaagagtgatcatcatGTTTTCTTAGGGTGAAAGTGGTGATTCATGCCAGGCAACAGATAATGTTACTCTTTTGGGTGAAATTGATGGCACTATAAGGTAAGATGTGCATTGGAAACAATAAAGGTACCGGTACTTACAGAGAACAAAGCAACCACTGTAATTATAAGTAAAGTAAAAACCAGGTTAAGCCTGCCAATTAGAGTTGTGTTGAGCACAATCACTTGTCAGTCTGTCTGTGATGTTGCTTGTGCCATCCATCATCGTGACCTGTTGCAGACTCATGTCACAATAGCATCATGGTCACttcaaattatttacaattatgGTAATATTTGTGTTTTGAAGTGATGAAGATAAAGATGCATTTGAAGGTTGGCACGCCCATGATGATGCAGAAGACAATTTTTGTGAATTGGATGGTGAGTCCTCGCGAAAGACAAAGGATTGACCTTTCGTTGTCATTAAAATCACGAGTTTAAACTCAAACAAAATGATAGAAATTGCGTTATTGCATATTCTTAAAATATTCTTAAGACTCttgacggcagaatgacgaaaaaatatGGCTTGAGACTGTGCTTGCTCGGTCTTGCgcaacattttttcgtcattctgccaaCGTGAGTCTttagccgtcctgttgcgtaagctccctattatctgCCAAGTTTGAGAACAGGCCCAATTCCATTACAAATATTTATGGCTGAGTTGAGTTCTTTTAGTTCTCTACAAACGAATAAAAGGGTTCAGTTTTAAAGAAACGGTGTTGCTGGACTGGTAGGGATgtaaaacattattttgataTGAAATGAATCGACGAAGTTGATGTGGGTCAAAAAACGTCTGTGAAAAAGATTAATAAGCTGATTCCTTATCTCTAACAAAGGGCTAACGATGGAAATGTTAGCTCTGGAATCCTCTTTTCTTACATTGGCGTTTTGACCGTTAACAATGTATTCGATTAACTCTCTGCCCCATCAGATTATTCTGGGCTTGATATTATTAAGAGAcattcagttaaaaaaaagggatGGTCTCACATTTCCCTTTTTCTTCCTATAGATGAGTCATCCGCAGGGATGGAATACGTTGACTTGTTACGTAATCCTGAAAAATTCACAGGATATGCAGGCTTCTCTGCTCAAAGAATTTGGAACAATATCTACAAAGAGAACTGCTTCATGTAAGCTCTCATGGTGATCCTtcctttcattattttaaagaaGGCTGTTGATGacaattgaaataattattattgtaatgtatAGTTCTCTGCCAAATACAAGGTGAAGCAAACAGTGGACGCAGAGTCGAAGTTAGGAATGCTcgtgcaataataattatcggAACCGGAAGTCTGTTAGAAGTTAGTCTTTATTTGCACACTTCCGATATTTTGTAGTGATTATTATAGATTTAATAAAATTAGTATCCttaccaggtgatctggtgacgtaattcggaggactgggatgaaaaattttaacgccgtatcccccaaccgcgcgcggccttattttcgaattcaacatggcagaggcgaggttagagctcgtcgagtgtacttgaatgttcattcagtaacaggaaatgtggtagacacggaatgatctgttgagttttggcgatggaaatgctgcagggagtttggaaacaacacctaaggccgcgcgcggttgtgggatacggcgttaaaatttttcttcccagtcctccaaattacgtcaccagatcacctggtacattgcaaggaaaagaaaaaggaagggGGTGGCTCTAAAATagctgagtagaaagtgctgcctttgtattTGCATCAGCAAATgattagactttcaagtcttctcggagactttcaagtcttctcggacaaggactataagccggaggtcccgtctcacaacccttgtggtaaaaataactgtgggacgttaaagaacccataCATTATTCGTGAAGAGTAGGGCAcagagttcccggtgttgtggtctgcgATGTTTACGGGTCCGCAGTAATTGACCAACGCTGTTGCGGCATCCCTTCTAGAAACCTGGCGAAGCTAATAAATCATAAATCAACCgtaaatcaataataattatcactaTTAGGTGCGCAGTGGCAAACGCTTTCTAGTTGATCTTCAAACCAGAGAGATTGATTCCGGGGTATTGAAGAAATTTACCCTGAGGGTCAAGGTCAACTGATCACATCATGgcgcctttttcttttgcttgaaGAGAGGCTTTCTGTGAAATTGAAATCACATCAAAGAGTTCTTTTGTCATTTCTGCAAAGGCACTGTACAAAAATTACTCCATATGAACATCGTTGCTGAAGCTAACCCACTAATTTTCTGCATCTCCAGTACCACTTCTATAAGTCAGGGTTATAATCTGTCATTTTGGTAGAATTAACCACATCATGCCAAAGCTGGGAATGAACGAACCACAACAAAACCTTTTCATTGACTCAtttgcaatttcttttttttttttccagaccAACTTCTCCCTATGGGAAAAATTATGGAGTTGTAACTTCAAAGAATGTTGGAGGCAAGTttagaaatgaaataataaggTCCTCATTAAAACcacttttaatttaaaacaGTTGGTTTAAGTCTTTTCATATTCAGAGCTGTAGGATTTACAcgacaattattattacagtaaGGACTTTATTCAGCGTACACCGTTTTGCTCTCCGTTTAAAACTAGCACTCGATGTTCTGCTCTTATAAACCGAATCTGATTTACTTTGATTTTGCTTCAGTTGTAGATTCCCCGTAAGTCCTTGAATAGCAAGAAGTCATTATGCTCAGCTATAGTACCACTAAAAAACAACTTGCTAGTCGCGTCGCATTCCTACACGATGTGAATCGTGCTACTCGAATCACGTTTCGGCCGACGTTATTCGCGTGACACGCGAGAGTCCAAACTCTGaagaaaaatgtcatttcctttatttcattttcatttgttgaaCAGAAATGTGCCTTGAGAAGAGAGTGTTTTATCGCATGATGTCAGGGCTTCATGCCAGCATCAATATCCACTTGTCTGCGCTGTATCTCTTCAAAGGTGAGTTCAAGGCGCTGAGAATCTTCTTCATGTCATTGCAGGAAGAATTTCGCTGGTTTTGTTTAACGGTGCGTAGATCGATAAAAGAATTCTTGCCTGCTTCCAGGTTTCTTACTTCAATTGTTTTCCTCTCTACAAGGTAATGGGCTGATGAAACCGCGATGGGGACTTAACCTCGAAGAATTCAAAAGACGATTCGATCCCGCAACAACCAATGGTGAAGGTAATAAACAAGTGTGACGCGACGTGACGGGATTTTGCGTGCGCCTGTATTCACTCACCCAAACCTGTCGATTTTTCTCCCTTGTTGTCCTGACAGGTCCAACCTGGCTAAAAAACCTCTATTTTGCCTACACTGTTGTCCTAAGAGCAATCACCAAGGCAGCGCCATTTTGGGGACAAGAGCAATTCTACACAGGAGACTATGAAGACGATATAAAAGTCCAACAACTTGTGCAAGTTCTTTTGACAAAGTCTAAGTATGAGCGAGCTAAAGTTTATTTAACCCCTTTAAACAAACTGCACTGTACACAGGGACTGATTCATGATCCCGACCAAAGTTAATTAAATtgcttgttattttctttgaaactttTAAAGTTGGCAATGTGACGTGGTGGATCGTACAATTTTCGGAAAAATGTCCCAAAATTCGAAATGCATGCGGTGTAAGTTCGGCGTAAGTTCGGTGTAAGTTCGGCGTTTTAGCCGAAAAGTTTGGAAAAGTGTTCAATTAGTGGGAAACCTCAACCGCTACAACCAAAATCCGTGCGGTTGAAACGGTTGATCCCAGTAGAACATGACCTAAGCGTTGAGAACTcagtgaaattaaaaaatacaattatttcatttgtgtttCATGGATATGACTCGACACCAGGGCCCAGTtcttcaaagcccgattaagctaatcctagattagcgtaaattttaattgctatttatttaccgctaaaggagggtttgccacaaaattacGGCctaataaggttataaattacaaatttcttttccttaaaccttaatcttgttaAAACTCCTTTAAACgcaaataaataacaattgaacTTTCTTCTAATTCaagattagcttaatcgggctttgaacaactgggcctaggcgcctcgttgactatttaccatctcattaCCTATTCAACGCGCGCTGGGACTACTTTAATACCAAAAGACGTGGAAAGATTGCTATAGtggtttcaaatgattgtccAGAAACCAAGACCAAAGTAAgtactccaaccaatcacaactggaGTAAATAacgcaatgaaccaatcagaattcctggCAACTACCTGTAACATGCTCAAAGCGAAGGGAAAATCGCGCGttcaaggtgcgattggttttcattttgcttctcattgattgaaaaacttgcggcagatttttgagccaatcactaagcataGCAATCTTGAAATTACTtgcgacagtcatttgaaaaatggtcCACTATTTATTCTCCAGAATGTGTCCAAGCACTTTTGATGAAAAACTGATGTTTAAGGAACCAGCAAGTGCCCAAAGACTTAAAGTAAGTAAAGTTACATTTTATCCTTTCTTGACATTTAACATATAAAAAAACGCTGGCTGTTGCTCAAGCAAATTAATATTAACTAGGCGAAAGGAGTGCTTGGAAGAGAGGGCGCCAGTGCAAACAAGGCCCATGAAATGCTCTTCTCTTTCAAACAACGGGAGTGGTCTTGTTATCGTTTTTTTCCATCGGCTCATCGTTTAAAGCTTCTTGTTTAAAAGCTAAGGATACGGCTTTGGGTTTTTTTACCATACAGGCATGAGCATGGCTTCATCATAACgtttctgcgaaaaaaaaaaagccaagcTGTAAATATACAGCAGTCCTTGAAATGACCAGCCTTTGCatcgccttttttttttaggaagaATTCAAGCTTCATTTCAGGAACGTTTCTCGTATCATGGACTGCGTGGGTTGTGACAAGTGTCGACTGTGGGGCAAACTTCAAGTACGACATCTCATTGGTCATTCCCGTCAGACCGAACCCTTGTGATGATTGATATTCGATCTCGTCTCTTTTCTTCCACAGGTTCAAGGTTTGGGTACCGCTTTGAAAATTCTCTTCTCTGGTCAGGAATTTGACGaaggaaaatttgataaaagcaGCCATTTTCAACTCAAGAGAATCGAGATTGCCAGTCTGTTCAACGCTTTCGGAAGGTAAGTTCTGCTTGCACCTATTccacctcgttcccaggggagaagagagaccctgggaacgaggttggcacTGATCGTGAATGGTTTTCTTAAATTCCCCCACAGTCCATCGAGAATTACACGAACAATGGCCAAGTATGGCGTTCTACTCGTGTCCTCTTCAAAATGAATCTGTTTTTCACAATACGTCGCCGATTTTGACCGTCATTTATCAGTATCTCTTTCCTTTCCACAGGTTATCCAGTAGCGTGAATTATTTACAACAGTTCAGATCAATGGAGCACGGGTAAGATCCTTgaagtattaatttttacGCTCGTGACAAATTATAAtccatttgcatttaaaaatgtTGGTGAGCCAGCCATTTCATGGCCTCCCACGCAGTCGTTTTTAGGAGACTTGTATTTCACCTCTTCTTGTGGCGAAGAGGTGAAATATGGGTCCCCAGAATGCGCCTGCGTGAGAGGCTAGCGATTTCAGAACGCGCAGCAGTAACAATAAGGCAAGACTTTGAGACTTTTTTTCGACATTCAACAATTTAGAAAACGGGAGCTGGCCACCAACATTGTTACTCCATAATTTTAGGCTTAATTGTTGATCCTAAGACGTGATatagttaacaattattcctcgagcccgaaggGGGTATTgacgcagaggccatgagggcgagaggaataattgttccactaaaatccaactagttggtcaaaaaaatatcgagacaaaacatctgcTAGTTCAAGCTAGACTTAAATCCTT
Proteins encoded in this window:
- the LOC141889682 gene encoding ERO1-like protein beta isoform X3 encodes the protein MCTANLEKCLFIRDVTFNLSGSPNMNGYYLLFVCSLVSLAKPGQSDSSAEGCFCELSGKPEECCCDVETVDQINKEIYPVISELVKKSFFRFFRVNLNKPCPFWPDDGACAMKDCSVAACKEEELPEGIKAAGQQQANRSVNHKDNNPKTVQTDKEGESGDSCQATDNVTLLGEIDGTISDEDKDAFEGWHAHDDAEDNFCELDDESSAGMEYVDLLRNPEKFTGYAGFSAQRIWNNIYKENCFIPTSPYGKNYGVVTSKNVGEMCLEKRVFYRMMSGLHASINIHLSALYLFKGNGLMKPRWGLNLEEFKRRFDPATTNGEGPTWLKNLYFAYTVVLRAITKAAPFWGQEQFYTGDYEDDIKVQQLVQVLLTKSKMCPSTFDEKLMFKEPASAQRLKVQGLGTALKILFSGQEFDEGKFDKSSHFQLKRIEIASLFNAFGRLSSSVNYLQQFRSMEHGHR
- the LOC141889682 gene encoding ERO1-like protein beta isoform X1; its protein translation is MCTANLEKCLFIRDVTFNLSGSPNMNGYYLLFVCSLVSLAKPGQSDSSAEGCFCELSGKPEECCCDVETVDQINKEIYPVISELVKKSFFRFFRVNLNKPCPFWPDDGACAMKDCSVAACKEEELPEGIKAAGQQQANRSVNHKDNNPKTVQTDKEGESGDSCQATDNVTLLGEIDGTISDEDKDAFEGWHAHDDAEDNFCELDDESSAGMEYVDLLRNPEKFTGYAGFSAQRIWNNIYKENCFIPTSPYGKNYGVVTSKNVGEMCLEKRVFYRMMSGLHASINIHLSALYLFKGNGLMKPRWGLNLEEFKRRFDPATTNGEGPTWLKNLYFAYTVVLRAITKAAPFWGQEQFYTGDYEDDIKVQQLVQVLLTKSKMCPSTFDEKLMFKEPASAQRLKEEFKLHFRNVSRIMDCVGCDKCRLWGKLQVQGLGTALKILFSGQEFDEGKFDKSSHFQLKRIEIASLFNAFGRLSSSVNYLQQFRSMEHGHR
- the LOC141889682 gene encoding ERO1-like protein beta isoform X2; this translates as MCTANLEKCLFIRDVTFNLSGSPNMNGYYLLFVCSLVSLAKPGQSDSSAEGCFCELSGKPEECCCDVETVDQINKEIYPVISELVKKSFFRFFRVNLNKPCPFWPDDGACAMKDCSVAACKEEELPEGIKAAGESGDSCQATDNVTLLGEIDGTISDEDKDAFEGWHAHDDAEDNFCELDDESSAGMEYVDLLRNPEKFTGYAGFSAQRIWNNIYKENCFIPTSPYGKNYGVVTSKNVGEMCLEKRVFYRMMSGLHASINIHLSALYLFKGNGLMKPRWGLNLEEFKRRFDPATTNGEGPTWLKNLYFAYTVVLRAITKAAPFWGQEQFYTGDYEDDIKVQQLVQVLLTKSKMCPSTFDEKLMFKEPASAQRLKEEFKLHFRNVSRIMDCVGCDKCRLWGKLQVQGLGTALKILFSGQEFDEGKFDKSSHFQLKRIEIASLFNAFGRLSSSVNYLQQFRSMEHGHR